The following proteins are co-located in the Planctomycetia bacterium genome:
- a CDS encoding TolC family protein: MSSSTTHELSVPPPPVELLGPIETRSANLPVEEIAIPSPLTLDQSLGIALQKHPELAAVSSLIQSAQGQVVQAGLYPNPLVGYRGDQVGSRGAPGGQQGPFISQELVTGGKLQVAQSAAMDAMTATQWQAITTRFNLEAKVRSAFYEVLTAQREVSENEAIVKIAEENLEASRKIEQAGRGSLPDVLRARVELESNKNRLIAARKRLEAAWPLLINAMGLTGVALVPVEGNLESTKPQYDLNSLQRQIAENHSEIKQLQASVAEAEKLLSRARLENVPNLDLQVQPLYDYTESVGQVSFEVGMKLPIWNKNQGNIQSAEAEHLRRIHELENTRLKLNERTIQAYQRYVTAREQAGKFEKDLIPQAKEALRLTKAAFESGDAKYDYTALLDAQRTLAQARLNYVQTLGEFWKATAEIKGLLQQIP, encoded by the coding sequence GTGTCCTCATCAACCACGCATGAGTTATCTGTTCCGCCTCCACCGGTAGAACTGCTTGGGCCGATTGAAACGCGTTCTGCCAATCTACCTGTAGAAGAAATAGCGATACCATCACCACTAACGCTAGACCAATCCCTGGGGATTGCGCTGCAAAAGCACCCTGAATTGGCAGCAGTTTCCAGCCTGATTCAATCTGCACAAGGGCAAGTAGTACAAGCGGGACTCTATCCCAATCCATTGGTTGGCTATCGAGGCGACCAAGTTGGCAGCCGGGGAGCACCCGGTGGCCAGCAGGGACCGTTCATTTCACAGGAACTCGTCACAGGCGGAAAACTTCAGGTTGCGCAATCCGCTGCGATGGATGCGATGACTGCTACGCAGTGGCAAGCCATCACCACACGATTTAATTTGGAAGCAAAAGTTCGCAGCGCCTTTTATGAAGTGCTCACCGCTCAGCGGGAAGTCAGCGAAAACGAAGCCATCGTCAAGATCGCTGAAGAAAACCTGGAAGCATCACGAAAGATTGAACAGGCAGGACGAGGCAGTCTGCCTGATGTATTGCGGGCACGAGTTGAACTGGAATCAAACAAGAATCGTTTAATTGCTGCCAGGAAACGACTGGAAGCAGCCTGGCCACTGTTGATCAACGCGATGGGACTGACAGGCGTAGCTCTGGTTCCTGTTGAAGGCAATCTGGAAAGTACGAAGCCTCAATACGATCTAAATTCACTTCAACGCCAAATTGCTGAGAATCACTCCGAAATCAAACAATTGCAGGCAAGCGTCGCAGAAGCTGAGAAACTGTTATCGCGAGCCAGATTGGAGAATGTGCCAAACCTGGATCTACAGGTGCAGCCTCTCTACGATTACACCGAAAGTGTTGGACAGGTTTCGTTCGAAGTAGGTATGAAATTGCCCATCTGGAACAAAAACCAGGGTAACATTCAATCAGCAGAAGCTGAACATCTTCGACGCATTCATGAACTGGAGAATACGAGACTCAAATTGAATGAGCGCACCATACAAGCTTATCAAAGATATGTAACTGCCAGAGAACAGGCCGGAAAGTTTGAGAAAGACCTGATTCCGCAAGCCAAGGAAGCACTCCGACTGACCAAAGCCGCTTTTGAAAGTGGCGATGCCAAGTATGATTACACCGCACTGCTCGATGCCCAGCGAACACTGGCACAAGCACGATTAAACTATGTTCAAACCCTGGGTGAATTCTGGAAGGCAACCGCTGAAATCAAAGGCCTGTTACAACAGATTCCTTGA
- a CDS encoding helix-turn-helix transcriptional regulator encodes MNQLDQAFAALADPTRRGIVLHLARGGEASVTELVDRFTLTQPTISSHLKVLESAGLISRSRLAQLRPCKLVPERLKAVTDWLEQVQELMEGNYKQLDALLAELKQQDKQERKK; translated from the coding sequence ATGAATCAACTTGACCAAGCTTTTGCCGCCCTGGCGGATCCCACCCGACGAGGAATCGTGCTACATCTGGCCCGTGGTGGAGAGGCTTCGGTCACAGAACTGGTCGACCGTTTCACGTTGACGCAGCCCACGATTTCGTCGCACCTCAAGGTGCTGGAATCGGCCGGGCTGATTTCGCGTAGTCGACTGGCCCAGTTGCGGCCGTGCAAACTGGTACCGGAGCGGCTGAAGGCCGTCACCGACTGGCTGGAGCAGGTGCAGGAACTCATGGAAGGCAACTACAAGCAACTCGATGCGTTGCTGGCAGAGTTAAAACAACAAGACAAACAGGAGAGAAAAAAATGA
- a CDS encoding SRPBCC domain-containing protein, with translation MKPAEVSTPSDREVLVKRCFDAPVNLVWQAYTDPALMRCWLTAMPGWTMPVCEMTTQVGGKYRWRWRDSDTGQEFGFMGEMLEVALHAKIVHTQHYDPGDCDFGSMGGEPSIITVTFNETNGITHVTTSIKYASRADRDAAMSTGMTEGMEMSYQALDGVLAG, from the coding sequence ATGAAACCTGCTGAAGTGAGTACGCCGTCAGATCGCGAAGTACTGGTGAAACGATGCTTTGATGCACCGGTCAATCTGGTGTGGCAGGCGTATACGGATCCTGCGTTGATGCGCTGTTGGCTGACGGCTATGCCCGGATGGACGATGCCCGTGTGCGAGATGACGACGCAGGTGGGGGGGAAGTATCGCTGGCGCTGGCGAGATAGCGATACTGGCCAGGAGTTTGGGTTCATGGGGGAGATGCTGGAGGTCGCGTTGCATGCGAAGATCGTGCATACGCAACACTACGACCCGGGCGACTGCGACTTTGGATCGATGGGAGGCGAGCCGTCGATTATCACGGTCACGTTCAACGAGACCAATGGGATCACGCACGTGACAACCTCGATCAAGTATGCTTCTAGGGCGGACCGCGATGCGGCGATGTCAACCGGTATGACGGAGGGAATGGAGATGAGCTACCAGGCGCTGGATGGCGTGCTGGCGGGTTAG
- a CDS encoding efflux RND transporter permease subunit yields the protein MTVNALIRFALKYRLLIVFLSLAAFLYGSYVTATLPIDVFPDLDRPRVTIMTEAPGLAPEEVETLISFPLESALLGATGVQAVRSQSAMGLSVVYAEFDWNTNIYLARQTVQERLSTAADSLPVGIKPQMSPISSIMGQIMHLGLVRRNDQTDVKQSMELRSIADWIIRPRLLKIPGVAQVVVMGGGRKQYQILIDPQLMVEQSVTLKEIEEAVRNNNLNASGGYLINSEGEQSIRVLGRLGPQPERVIDELSSIPIRFAGGRSVQIRHVAKIVEAPQLKRGDASVNGKDAVILTITKQPHVDTRRLTDEIKSALKDLEPSLSKSIEINTGLFQLKTFIDTGIYNVAEALVIGAGLVLIILFLFLLNVRTTFISLTAIPLSLVMTGLSFKLISWLTGTPLSINVMTLGGIAVALGELVDDSIVDVENIFRRLKENSSLEQPRPVLKVIYEASVEIRSAIVYGTAMVIMVFIPLFALSGIEGRLFTPLGVAYIVSILSSLIVSLTVTPVLSYYLLSRTKSTHREHDSPLLRLLKWLAGYVIRFSMRLAGTLLIVTWILVGFSAYILTHLGADFLPPFDEGSVQVNLSLPPGSSLQDSTSIGKVADAMFRKMQKSASQPDGPIVSFTRRTGRAELDEHAEPVSSTEYILTMNQHVHQQREELIKSILDDLKDGLPGVQVEVEQPLAHLISHMLSGVTAQIAIKVYGDDLDELRRLAERIKAGISDVPGVSSLAIEAQKQINEVHIRLKPEQLTYYGLDRATVAEFISTALRGEALSQVLEGQRRFDIVVWMEEAIRNQPENIGKLRMELPGGRGQVPLYELAVIEAGAGPNTINRENARRRIVIRSNALGRDLAGVVNDIRERITVLQAGSNWPAGYFVEYAGQFESQQRATQLIAVLAGVSLVGMFLVLYMLYPSARVVLQILNALPAAFIGGVIALALTGQTLTVASLVGFISLGGIAARNGILLVSHYFHLMKYEKESFSEAMILRGSLERLAPVLMTALTAGIGLLPLVVEGQKPGREILYPVATVILGGLITSTLCEYLLHPGLFLRFSGKDAERIAHEMESELDKHVQATKGDDHAVT from the coding sequence ATGACCGTGAATGCACTGATACGGTTTGCATTGAAATATCGCCTGCTGATCGTTTTCCTCAGCCTGGCTGCCTTTCTCTACGGCAGTTATGTGACAGCGACTCTACCTATTGATGTTTTCCCCGATCTGGACCGACCTCGTGTCACCATCATGACAGAAGCGCCGGGTCTTGCTCCGGAAGAAGTAGAAACGCTGATCAGCTTTCCTCTCGAATCCGCCTTGCTGGGTGCAACTGGTGTTCAGGCTGTTCGCAGTCAATCTGCGATGGGACTATCTGTCGTATATGCCGAGTTCGACTGGAACACCAATATCTATCTGGCCCGACAGACGGTTCAGGAGCGCCTCAGCACTGCTGCTGATTCTCTGCCTGTCGGCATCAAACCGCAAATGTCCCCCATCAGTTCCATCATGGGACAGATCATGCATCTTGGACTGGTGAGGCGAAACGACCAGACCGATGTTAAGCAATCCATGGAATTGCGAAGCATTGCAGATTGGATCATACGACCACGACTACTGAAGATTCCGGGTGTGGCTCAGGTGGTCGTTATGGGTGGCGGGCGCAAACAGTATCAGATTTTGATCGATCCACAATTAATGGTAGAGCAGTCTGTCACACTGAAGGAAATTGAAGAAGCGGTTCGTAACAACAATCTGAATGCCAGTGGTGGATACCTCATCAATTCAGAAGGAGAACAAAGCATTCGGGTACTAGGGCGACTCGGACCTCAGCCTGAACGCGTCATCGACGAACTGAGTAGCATTCCCATCAGATTTGCAGGCGGACGTTCCGTTCAAATTCGGCATGTCGCCAAAATAGTGGAAGCACCGCAACTCAAGCGCGGTGATGCCAGTGTTAATGGAAAAGACGCCGTTATTTTGACGATAACCAAGCAGCCCCATGTTGATACGCGACGATTGACCGATGAGATTAAATCTGCGTTGAAAGATCTGGAACCCAGCCTCTCCAAAAGCATCGAAATTAATACAGGCCTTTTTCAGTTGAAGACTTTCATCGATACAGGCATTTACAATGTAGCGGAAGCGCTGGTGATTGGAGCCGGCCTGGTACTGATCATTCTCTTTCTTTTCCTGCTCAACGTTCGAACCACATTCATTTCTCTGACTGCCATACCATTGTCTCTGGTCATGACCGGTCTGTCGTTCAAACTCATCAGCTGGCTGACAGGCACGCCGTTAAGCATCAACGTCATGACACTGGGGGGAATCGCTGTTGCTCTGGGTGAGTTGGTGGATGATTCCATTGTCGATGTCGAGAACATTTTCAGACGCTTAAAGGAGAATTCGAGTCTCGAACAACCAAGACCCGTTTTGAAAGTGATTTACGAGGCAAGCGTGGAAATCAGAAGCGCCATCGTTTACGGAACAGCCATGGTGATTATGGTCTTTATTCCCTTGTTTGCGTTATCAGGAATTGAAGGCAGGCTGTTCACCCCGTTAGGTGTTGCCTACATCGTATCTATTTTATCATCACTGATTGTTTCACTAACTGTTACACCCGTTCTATCGTATTACCTGCTCAGCAGGACCAAATCCACTCATCGGGAACATGATAGCCCTTTGTTGCGATTGCTGAAATGGCTTGCTGGTTATGTCATTCGCTTCAGCATGCGATTGGCAGGCACCTTACTCATCGTGACATGGATACTGGTAGGCTTTTCAGCCTACATCCTTACACATCTAGGAGCTGATTTCCTGCCACCGTTTGACGAAGGCAGTGTGCAAGTCAATCTCTCCCTGCCGCCAGGTTCCTCACTGCAGGATTCCACCAGTATTGGCAAAGTTGCTGATGCGATGTTTCGAAAGATGCAGAAGTCAGCATCTCAACCCGATGGTCCCATTGTCAGCTTTACTCGCAGAACCGGTCGTGCTGAGTTGGACGAGCATGCAGAACCAGTCAGCAGTACTGAGTACATTCTGACCATGAATCAGCATGTGCATCAACAACGAGAGGAGTTGATCAAAAGCATTCTGGACGATTTAAAAGACGGCTTGCCTGGAGTGCAGGTCGAGGTGGAACAACCTCTCGCACATTTGATCAGTCACATGCTTTCAGGAGTTACTGCTCAAATTGCCATCAAAGTGTATGGCGATGATCTCGACGAACTTCGGCGACTTGCCGAGAGAATCAAAGCAGGCATCAGTGACGTACCAGGAGTGTCATCACTGGCTATCGAAGCCCAGAAGCAAATCAATGAAGTTCATATTCGGTTGAAACCGGAACAACTAACTTATTATGGACTTGATCGAGCCACGGTCGCTGAGTTCATCAGCACAGCTCTTCGAGGTGAAGCCTTAAGCCAGGTGCTGGAAGGGCAACGACGATTTGACATCGTAGTCTGGATGGAAGAAGCAATCCGCAACCAGCCAGAGAATATCGGCAAACTGCGAATGGAATTGCCAGGTGGTCGTGGGCAAGTGCCTCTCTACGAACTAGCAGTGATTGAGGCTGGTGCCGGACCAAACACCATTAACCGTGAGAATGCCAGAAGGCGAATTGTCATACGGAGCAATGCCCTGGGCCGAGATCTGGCAGGTGTTGTGAATGATATTCGTGAACGAATAACGGTTCTGCAAGCCGGCAGTAACTGGCCTGCAGGATATTTTGTCGAGTATGCAGGGCAATTTGAAAGCCAGCAGCGAGCCACTCAGTTAATCGCAGTGTTAGCAGGTGTAAGCCTGGTTGGCATGTTCCTGGTTCTGTACATGTTGTACCCATCAGCTCGTGTAGTACTGCAAATTCTCAATGCTCTGCCCGCGGCATTTATTGGTGGAGTGATCGCCTTGGCGCTCACTGGCCAGACACTGACCGTAGCCAGCCTGGTAGGTTTTATTTCTCTGGGCGGAATCGCTGCACGGAATGGCATTTTGCTGGTATCACATTACTTCCATTTGATGAAATATGAGAAGGAATCTTTCTCGGAAGCGATGATCCTGCGAGGCAGCCTGGAAAGACTTGCACCGGTATTGATGACCGCATTGACTGCTGGTATAGGCCTGTTGCCATTGGTAGTAGAAGGACAAAAGCCAGGACGGGAGATTCTATACCCTGTTGCAACGGTCATTCTGGGCGGATTGATCACTTCCACACTCTGCGAATATCTGTTACACCCCGGATTGTTCTTGCGTTTCAGTGGCAAAGACGCTGAACGCATTGCTCATGAGATGGAATCGGAATTGGATAAGCATGTTCAAGCTACGAAAGGAGACGATCATGCCGTTACTTAA
- a CDS encoding efflux RND transporter periplasmic adaptor subunit — translation MQSLMSVLRWLISLTVIAGILIGGWITRDTWKSWILREQAGQKAPEEAHDDHASPDRLKLSNQAKANLQLKTAALQLTTYWRTTQMPGTIIERPGLSNRGISTTLAGIVTKIQVLPGQLVRPGDELFHLRLVSDYLQNTQAQLYKTSRDLQINADEQQRLKGVSDSQSLFKGKLLDLGYEERRLLAALDTYRQDLLTRGLTLEDINQVIAGKFLSEFVVRVPRKENDDKLIYEMEELKVQLGELVQAGQVLGYLANHQALDVEGKAFEQESALLHRAARENWPIQMVLLENASEWPATPTTLSIRFIANHVDAATRMLSFYLPVENPLREIREAGGAIRRVWRYRPGQRVRLGVPIEKHDQVFVIPREAVVHEGPEAYVFRQNGNLLERKPVYVRYLDQDHAVLANDGSVTAGNIIAMNAAVQLNRALKAQAEGDSGGHGHDHHGHSH, via the coding sequence ATGCAATCATTGATGTCAGTATTACGCTGGCTGATTTCTCTTACTGTAATTGCAGGTATCCTCATTGGTGGGTGGATCACACGCGATACCTGGAAAAGCTGGATCCTTCGAGAACAAGCTGGCCAAAAGGCACCGGAAGAAGCACACGACGATCACGCCAGTCCAGATCGGCTGAAGCTCAGTAATCAGGCAAAAGCCAACCTGCAGCTAAAAACGGCTGCTCTGCAACTGACCACTTACTGGCGAACCACGCAGATGCCCGGCACCATCATTGAACGGCCTGGCCTCAGCAATCGAGGCATCTCAACTACGCTTGCTGGTATTGTGACCAAAATTCAAGTGTTGCCCGGCCAGTTAGTGCGCCCCGGCGATGAACTTTTTCACTTAAGGCTTGTCAGCGATTATCTGCAAAACACCCAGGCACAACTCTATAAGACCTCCCGCGATCTTCAGATCAATGCTGATGAGCAGCAGCGGTTGAAAGGCGTTTCTGACAGTCAATCGCTATTCAAAGGCAAGCTGCTCGATCTGGGTTACGAAGAACGAAGATTGCTGGCAGCACTGGATACTTATCGTCAGGACCTGCTGACGCGTGGCCTGACGCTGGAAGACATTAACCAGGTTATCGCCGGTAAGTTTCTTTCTGAATTTGTTGTGCGTGTGCCCCGCAAGGAGAATGACGACAAACTGATTTATGAAATGGAAGAATTGAAAGTACAACTGGGTGAACTTGTTCAAGCCGGTCAAGTACTGGGCTATCTTGCCAACCACCAGGCTTTGGATGTCGAAGGCAAAGCATTTGAACAGGAATCAGCTCTTCTCCACCGTGCTGCCCGCGAGAATTGGCCGATTCAAATGGTGCTGCTGGAAAATGCTTCCGAATGGCCAGCTACTCCCACGACACTTTCAATACGCTTTATCGCGAACCATGTTGATGCAGCCACACGCATGCTTTCCTTCTATCTACCAGTTGAGAACCCCCTGCGGGAGATCAGGGAAGCTGGCGGCGCTATTCGTCGCGTCTGGCGGTATCGCCCCGGTCAGCGAGTCAGACTAGGCGTTCCCATTGAGAAACATGATCAAGTATTCGTCATTCCTCGCGAAGCGGTAGTTCATGAAGGGCCGGAAGCTTATGTCTTCAGGCAAAATGGAAACCTGCTGGAACGGAAGCCGGTTTATGTCCGCTACCTTGATCAGGATCATGCAGTGCTCGCCAACGATGGCAGTGTTACTGCAGGAAATATCATCGCCATGAATGCCGCTGTGCAATTGAACCGCGCCTTGAAAGCACAGGCTGAAGGCGATTCTGGTGGCCATGGCCACGACCATCATGGTCATTCCCACTAG